A stretch of Henckelia pumila isolate YLH828 chromosome 4, ASM3356847v2, whole genome shotgun sequence DNA encodes these proteins:
- the LOC140863090 gene encoding uncharacterized protein isoform X1, with the protein MARWDEILSLPVQNPPTLEFSSDDVVWSKVEGWRDNIDRLALIPFSRVDDFVRGESNNKECPTRFHVEARRRRTPQMSYKPKVDGILEYILYWCSFGPDDHRKGGIVRPSRTTYVAKNKSAGRPNTKRGCTCHFIVKRLIAEPSVALIIYNQDKHVDKKGLPCHGPQDKKAVGTRAMYAPYISEELRLRVLSLLHVGVSVETIMQRHNESVEKQGGPCNRDDLLTHRYVRRQERSIRRSTYELDEDDTVSINMWVENHQSNVFFYQDFSDSDPLVLGIQTEWQLQQMIHFGSCRLLASHSNFGWNKLKYPIHSLVVFNSDNKAIPVAWIIAPRFSSSDTYRWMRALCNRVHAKDPTWKLAGFIVDDPLADIVAIREVFQCSILICFWHVRHAWHKNLVKRCSQMEISAEIAKELGQAVDKICKGTGTANVFEAFMEDFVDAAEFMDYFKALWYPRLGIWARALKALPLASQETCAAMEFYHNQLKLRLLNEKEHSVYERADWLVNKLDTKVHSYFWLDEYSGKEEFARYWKNEWMSSPTAWRKSLSIPDAHIVMEGKCAKVVDDQDTVHRVLNPGSEYAICDCSWAKMGNLCEHIFKTIKLCRAMGSTTPSMSMYQYGQALINMLHCPPFDSLVRDHAVSLAISVQMQLNAQIGPESNRDKGHTIDSSQIENGSTVNPQHTSSEAMDLDDNPTHPMTTENDNNTGAQFGILGDEVAVDSSSLAPQFSSGDRSTSSVLFVENGELQADTGADTTKKLASIDIEFKNPGDLENLEKNHNASMVDVEPRPCNDPPLAVDSLDSHAELQITESKGGKGAEMNSTVVSFGDKTEKSSPPLSKAVNLNISFTKRSADISENGVVDLPGTKLASSEV; encoded by the exons ATGGCTAGATGGGATGAGATTCTCTCCCTTCCTGTACAGAACCCTCCAACCTTGGAGTTCTCTTCAGATGATGTTGTGTGGTCCAAGGTGGAAGGTTGGCGTGATAATATAGATAGACTTGCTCTGATCCCTTTCTCCAGAGTGGATGATTTTGTTAGGGGGGAATCAAACAATAAAGAGTGCCCAACAAGATTCCATGTTGAAGCAAGGAGGCGGCGAACTCCACAGATGTCTTACAAGCCTAAAGTTGATGGAATTCTTGAGTATATTTT GTACTGGTGCTCCTTTGGTCCAGATGATCATAGAAAAGGTGGTATAGTACGCCCTAGTAGGACTACTTATGTTGCAAAGAACAAATCAGCCGGTCGGCCAAATACGAAGAGGGGTTGCACATGCCACTTTATCGTGAAACGCTTAATTGCAGAGCCTTCAGTGGCACTTATTATATACAATCAAGATAAGCATGTGGATAAAAAAGGGTTGCCATGCCATGGTCCCCAGGATAAAAAAGCTGTTGGGACTCGTGCTATGTATGCTCCGTACATATCAGAAGAACTCCGCCTCCGTGTCTTGTCTCTTCTTCATGTTGGGGTCTCAGTAGAAACCATAATGCAGAGACACAATGAATCAGTTGAGAAACAAGGAGGTCCTTGTAATAGAGATGACCTTTTGACGCACCGCTATGTTCGCCGACAAGAGAGGAGTATCCGGAGATCCACTTATGAACTTGACGAAGATGACACTGTCAGCATTAACATGTGGGTTGAGAACCACCAAAGTAATGTTTTCTTTTATCAAGATTTCTCTGATTCAGATCCTTTGGTTCTGGGGATTCAAACAGAGTGGCAGTTGCAACAAATGATTCATTTTGGAAGTTGTCGCCTATTGGCTTCACATTCAAACTTTGGTTGGAATAAGCTGAAG TATCCTATTCATAGTCTCGTGGTGTTCAACTCAGACAACAAGGCTATACCAGTTGCTTGGATTATTGCTCCTAGATTTTCAAGCAGCGATACATATAGATGGATGCGGGCCCTATGCAATCGAGTTCATGCAAAAGATCCCACATGGAAGTTGGCTGGGTTCATTGTGGATGATCCTTTGGCTGATATCGTAGCTATCAG GGAAGTGTTCCAATGCTCAATATTGATATGCTTTTGGCATGTTCGTCATGCATGGCATAAAAATTTGGTGAAGAGATGCTCACAGATGGAGATTAGCGCTGAAATAGCAAAAGAGCTTGGACAGGCAGTTGATAAGATCTGCAAAGGGACCGGCACTGCTAATGTTTTCGAGGCTTTTATGGAAGATTTTGTTGATGCTGCAGAGTTTATGGACTATTTCAAGGCACTTTGGTATCCAAGGCTAG GTATTTGGGCACGTGCACTGAAAGCTCTTCCTCTTGCAAGCCAAGAGACCTGTGCGGCAATGGAGTTCTATCACAACCAGTTGAAGCTTAGGTTATTAAATGAGAAAGAACATAGTGTATATGAACGTGCTGATTGGCTTGTAAATAAGCTTGACACTAAAGTTCATTCTTACTTCTGGCTTGATGAGTATTCAGGGAAGGAGGAGTTTGCAAGATATTGGAAGAATGAATGGATGAGTAGTCCGACAGCTTGGAGGAAATCATTAAGTATTCCAGATGCTCATATAGTCATGGAAGGTAAATGTGCTAAAGTTGTTGATGATCAAGATACAGTTCATAGAGTGTTGAACCCTGGTTCAGAGTATGCAATCTGTGATTGTAGTTGGGCAAAAATGGGAAACTTATGCGAGCATATTTTCAAAACAATCAAATTATGTCGTGCCATGGGTTCCACCACTCCATCTATGAGTATGTACCAGTACGGCCAAGCCTTGATTAATATGCTTCACTGTCCACCATTTGATTCTTTGGTTCGTGACCATGCTGTTTCATTAGCAATATCTGTGCAGATGCAGTTGAATGCACAAATCGGCCCAGAGAGCAACCGGGACAAAGGACATACTATAGATTCATCTCAGATTGAAAATGGTTCAACTGTGAATCCCCAGCACACAAGCAGTGAAGCAATGGATTTAGATGATAATCCAACTCATCCGATGACCACTGAAAATGACAACAATACCGGGGCTCAATTTGGGATTTTGGGCGATGAGGTGGCAGTTGATTCATCATCTTTGGCACCTCAGTTTTCTTCTGGAGATAGAAGCACGTCATCTGTTCTCTTCGTTGAGAATGGAGAACTCCAGGCAGATACTGGCGCAGATACAACCAAGAAACTCGCTTCCATTGATATTGAATTCAAGAATCCAGGTGACCTTGAAAATTTGGAGAAAAACCATAATGCAAGTATGGTTGATGTTGAGCCACGACCTTGTAATGACCCTCCACTCGCTGTTGATTCTTTAGATTCACATGCAGAACTTCAGATCACTGAATCTAAAGGTGgtaaaggtgcagaaatgaatTCTACTGTAGTGAGTTTTGGAGATAAGACAGAAAAAAGCTCTCCACCTTTGTCCAAGGCagttaatttaaatatttctttcacTAAAAGATCAGCTGATATCAGTGAAAATGGAGTAGTAGACTTGCCTGGTACCAAGCTGGCATCATCGGAGGTCTAG
- the LOC140863090 gene encoding uncharacterized protein isoform X2, whose amino-acid sequence MLKQGGGELHRCLTSLKLMEFLSIFCMFGSVSLYWCSFGPDDHRKGGIVRPSRTTYVAKNKSAGRPNTKRGCTCHFIVKRLIAEPSVALIIYNQDKHVDKKGLPCHGPQDKKAVGTRAMYAPYISEELRLRVLSLLHVGVSVETIMQRHNESVEKQGGPCNRDDLLTHRYVRRQERSIRRSTYELDEDDTVSINMWVENHQSNVFFYQDFSDSDPLVLGIQTEWQLQQMIHFGSCRLLASHSNFGWNKLKYPIHSLVVFNSDNKAIPVAWIIAPRFSSSDTYRWMRALCNRVHAKDPTWKLAGFIVDDPLADIVAIREVFQCSILICFWHVRHAWHKNLVKRCSQMEISAEIAKELGQAVDKICKGTGTANVFEAFMEDFVDAAEFMDYFKALWYPRLGIWARALKALPLASQETCAAMEFYHNQLKLRLLNEKEHSVYERADWLVNKLDTKVHSYFWLDEYSGKEEFARYWKNEWMSSPTAWRKSLSIPDAHIVMEGKCAKVVDDQDTVHRVLNPGSEYAICDCSWAKMGNLCEHIFKTIKLCRAMGSTTPSMSMYQYGQALINMLHCPPFDSLVRDHAVSLAISVQMQLNAQIGPESNRDKGHTIDSSQIENGSTVNPQHTSSEAMDLDDNPTHPMTTENDNNTGAQFGILGDEVAVDSSSLAPQFSSGDRSTSSVLFVENGELQADTGADTTKKLASIDIEFKNPGDLENLEKNHNASMVDVEPRPCNDPPLAVDSLDSHAELQITESKGGKGAEMNSTVVSFGDKTEKSSPPLSKAVNLNISFTKRSADISENGVVDLPGTKLASSEV is encoded by the exons ATGTTGAAGCAAGGAGGCGGCGAACTCCACAGATGTCTTACAAGCCTAAAGTTGATGGAATTCTTGAGTATATTTTGTATGTTCGGATCAGTTTCATT GTACTGGTGCTCCTTTGGTCCAGATGATCATAGAAAAGGTGGTATAGTACGCCCTAGTAGGACTACTTATGTTGCAAAGAACAAATCAGCCGGTCGGCCAAATACGAAGAGGGGTTGCACATGCCACTTTATCGTGAAACGCTTAATTGCAGAGCCTTCAGTGGCACTTATTATATACAATCAAGATAAGCATGTGGATAAAAAAGGGTTGCCATGCCATGGTCCCCAGGATAAAAAAGCTGTTGGGACTCGTGCTATGTATGCTCCGTACATATCAGAAGAACTCCGCCTCCGTGTCTTGTCTCTTCTTCATGTTGGGGTCTCAGTAGAAACCATAATGCAGAGACACAATGAATCAGTTGAGAAACAAGGAGGTCCTTGTAATAGAGATGACCTTTTGACGCACCGCTATGTTCGCCGACAAGAGAGGAGTATCCGGAGATCCACTTATGAACTTGACGAAGATGACACTGTCAGCATTAACATGTGGGTTGAGAACCACCAAAGTAATGTTTTCTTTTATCAAGATTTCTCTGATTCAGATCCTTTGGTTCTGGGGATTCAAACAGAGTGGCAGTTGCAACAAATGATTCATTTTGGAAGTTGTCGCCTATTGGCTTCACATTCAAACTTTGGTTGGAATAAGCTGAAG TATCCTATTCATAGTCTCGTGGTGTTCAACTCAGACAACAAGGCTATACCAGTTGCTTGGATTATTGCTCCTAGATTTTCAAGCAGCGATACATATAGATGGATGCGGGCCCTATGCAATCGAGTTCATGCAAAAGATCCCACATGGAAGTTGGCTGGGTTCATTGTGGATGATCCTTTGGCTGATATCGTAGCTATCAG GGAAGTGTTCCAATGCTCAATATTGATATGCTTTTGGCATGTTCGTCATGCATGGCATAAAAATTTGGTGAAGAGATGCTCACAGATGGAGATTAGCGCTGAAATAGCAAAAGAGCTTGGACAGGCAGTTGATAAGATCTGCAAAGGGACCGGCACTGCTAATGTTTTCGAGGCTTTTATGGAAGATTTTGTTGATGCTGCAGAGTTTATGGACTATTTCAAGGCACTTTGGTATCCAAGGCTAG GTATTTGGGCACGTGCACTGAAAGCTCTTCCTCTTGCAAGCCAAGAGACCTGTGCGGCAATGGAGTTCTATCACAACCAGTTGAAGCTTAGGTTATTAAATGAGAAAGAACATAGTGTATATGAACGTGCTGATTGGCTTGTAAATAAGCTTGACACTAAAGTTCATTCTTACTTCTGGCTTGATGAGTATTCAGGGAAGGAGGAGTTTGCAAGATATTGGAAGAATGAATGGATGAGTAGTCCGACAGCTTGGAGGAAATCATTAAGTATTCCAGATGCTCATATAGTCATGGAAGGTAAATGTGCTAAAGTTGTTGATGATCAAGATACAGTTCATAGAGTGTTGAACCCTGGTTCAGAGTATGCAATCTGTGATTGTAGTTGGGCAAAAATGGGAAACTTATGCGAGCATATTTTCAAAACAATCAAATTATGTCGTGCCATGGGTTCCACCACTCCATCTATGAGTATGTACCAGTACGGCCAAGCCTTGATTAATATGCTTCACTGTCCACCATTTGATTCTTTGGTTCGTGACCATGCTGTTTCATTAGCAATATCTGTGCAGATGCAGTTGAATGCACAAATCGGCCCAGAGAGCAACCGGGACAAAGGACATACTATAGATTCATCTCAGATTGAAAATGGTTCAACTGTGAATCCCCAGCACACAAGCAGTGAAGCAATGGATTTAGATGATAATCCAACTCATCCGATGACCACTGAAAATGACAACAATACCGGGGCTCAATTTGGGATTTTGGGCGATGAGGTGGCAGTTGATTCATCATCTTTGGCACCTCAGTTTTCTTCTGGAGATAGAAGCACGTCATCTGTTCTCTTCGTTGAGAATGGAGAACTCCAGGCAGATACTGGCGCAGATACAACCAAGAAACTCGCTTCCATTGATATTGAATTCAAGAATCCAGGTGACCTTGAAAATTTGGAGAAAAACCATAATGCAAGTATGGTTGATGTTGAGCCACGACCTTGTAATGACCCTCCACTCGCTGTTGATTCTTTAGATTCACATGCAGAACTTCAGATCACTGAATCTAAAGGTGgtaaaggtgcagaaatgaatTCTACTGTAGTGAGTTTTGGAGATAAGACAGAAAAAAGCTCTCCACCTTTGTCCAAGGCagttaatttaaatatttctttcacTAAAAGATCAGCTGATATCAGTGAAAATGGAGTAGTAGACTTGCCTGGTACCAAGCTGGCATCATCGGAGGTCTAG
- the LOC140863870 gene encoding protein LATERAL BRANCHING OXIDOREDUCTASE 1-like: protein MGEVDPDFIQALEHRPKPHTIEPENIPLIDLSPLKSSSDANAIVSLASEIGDACEKWGFFQVINHGVPLTCREKIESASRKFFALPREEKKKVSRDELNPFGYYDTEHTKNVRDWKEVFDFTAHNPMTIPVSHEPDDKRLIELINQWPEDPPELREACEEHAKEMEKLAFKLLELIALSLGLKRDGLHGFFEDQTSRMRLNYYPPCPAPHLTLGVGRHKDGGALTVVAQDDVGGLEVKRKSDGEWIFVKPIQNAYIMNVGDIIQVWSNDKYESVEHRAVVNSEKARLSIAYFLGPAHYTWVEPLQELINDQNDKPKYKGYNWGKFLITRNLSNFKKLAVENIQISRFKA from the exons ATGGGAGAAGTTGATCCTGATTTCATCCAAGCCCTGGAACACAGGCCTAAACCACACACCATCGAGCCCGAAAACATCCCACTAATCGATCTCTCTCCGCTAAAATCCTCGTCCGACGCCAATGCTATAGTCAGTTTGGCATCAGAAATAGGCGATGCATGTGAGAAGTGGGGATTTTTCCAAGTGATCAACCATGGGGTGCCTTTGACGTGCCGCGAAAAGATCGAGTCGGCGTCGAGGAAATTCTTCGCCCTGCCGAGGGAGGAGAAGAAAAAAGTGAGCAGAGATGAGTTGAACCCTTTCGGATACTACGATACCGAACATACCAAGAATGTTAGAGATTGGAAAGAGGTATTCGATTTCACGGCGCATAATCCGATGACTATTCCGGTTTCTCATGAACCTGATGACAAGAGGCTCATTGAGTTGATCAATCAGTGGCCTGAAGATCCTCCGGAGTTGAG GGAGGCATGTGAAGAACATGCAAAAGAAATGGAAAAACTAGCATTCAAGTTGCTGGAACTCATAGCCTTGAGCTTAGGCTTGAAAAGAGATGGGCTACACGGATTTTTCGAGGACCAGACGAGCCGGATGAGACTCAACTACTATCCACCCTGCCCGGCTCCACACCTGACTCTTGGCGTAGGACGTCACAAAGATGGTGGTGCCTTGACTGTTGTTGCCCAAGACGATGTAGGTGGGCTGGAAGTGAAGCGAAAATCCGACGGAGAGTGGATTTTTGTGAAGCCTATTCAGAACGCCTATATCATGAATGTTGGAGACATAATCCAG GTTTGGAGCAATGACAAGTATGAGAGCGTGGAACATAGAGCAGTGGTGAATTCTGAGAAAGCAAGGTTGTCAATTGCATACTTTTTGGGCCCAGCGCATTATACTTGGGTTGAGCCTCTTCAGGAGCTTATAAATGACCAAAATGATAAGCCCAAATACAAAGGATACAACTGGGGCAAGTTTCTTATCACGAGAAACCTCAGCAACTTCAAGAAGCTTGCTGTAGAAAACATTCAGATATCACGTTTCAAGGCATGA